A single window of Castor canadensis chromosome 3, mCasCan1.hap1v2, whole genome shotgun sequence DNA harbors:
- the Or5au1 gene encoding LOW QUALITY PROTEIN: olfactory receptor 5AU1 (The sequence of the model RefSeq protein was modified relative to this genomic sequence to represent the inferred CDS: inserted 1 base in 1 codon) has protein sequence MKGTNLSLEIKFELLGLTSDPQLQTLLFVVFLGMYIITLLGNLVMFLLIQVSATLHTPMYSFLQSLSFLDFCYSSTVVPQTLVNFLVXKKVVSYPGCISQMFFYAGFATSECYLIAAMAYDHVAICNPLLYPPIISPEVCASVIGGSYSAGFLSSLIHTSCIFSLKFCGAHVVTHFFCDGPPILSLSCVATSLCEILLFIFAGFNLLSCTLTILISYFLILITILQMNSAQGRFKAFSTRASHFTAVCLFFSTTLFMYLRPRSSYSLTQDCTVAVIYTVVIRMLNPLIYSLRNKDVKEALRKVWGRKTM, from the exons ATGAAAGGGACAAACCTGAGCCTAGAGATCAAGTTTGAGCTTTTGGGCCTCACTAGTGACCCCCAGCTCCAGACGCTGCTCTTCGTGGTGTTCCTGGGCATGTACATCATCACTCTGCTGGGGAACTTGGTCATGTTCCTCCTGATCCAGGTGAGTGCCAccctgcacacacccatgtactcCTTCCTGCAGAGCCTCTCCTTCTTGGATTTCTGCTACTCCTCCACAGTTGTCCCTCAAACCCTGGTGAATTTCTTGG AAAAGAAAGTTGTCTCCTATCCTGGTTGCATTTCTCAGATGTTCTTCTATGCGGGTTTCGCCACCAGTGAGTGCTATCTCATTGCTGCCATGGCCTATGACCATGTCGCCATTTGTAACCCTCTGCTCTACCCACCCATCATATCTCCTGAGGTCTGTGCCTCTGTGATTGGGGGTTCCTACAGTGCAGGATTTCTCAGTTCCCTTATCCACACAAGCTGTATCTTCAGTCTGAAATTTTGTGGTGCTCACGTGGTCACGCACTTTTTCTGTGATGGCCCACCCATCCTGTCTCTGTCCTGTGTGGCCACTTCACTGTGTGAGATCCTGCTCTTCATTTTTGCGGGTTTCAACCTTTTGAGCTGCACCCTGACCATCTTGATCTCTTATTTCTTAATCCTCATCACCATCCTGCAAATGAACTCAGCCCAGGGTAGGTTCAAGGCATTTTCCACCCGTGCTTCCCACTTCACTGCTGTCTGCCTCTTCTTCAGCACTACACTTTTTATGTACCTGCGCCCCAGGTCCAGCTACTCCTTGACCCAGGACTGCACAGTTGCTGTGATCTACACGGTGGTGATCCGAATGCTGAATCCCTTAATTTACTCTTTGAGAAACAAAGATGTGAAGGAAGCTTTAAGAAAGGTTTGGGGCAGGAAAACAATGTAA